AATCAGGGCCATGGGTTGTCTCCTTCGTTGGGCTTTGGGTCGTTGGATTCTGTTCGTTATCTGCTTGGGAGTCTGCTGCGGCAGGTGGGGGATCCATTCCCGGGACACGCTGTGAATACATCCGTGTACGCTTGACTGCAGCATCCTTGCTGCAGACAGTCCCGGGAATGGATCCCCCACCTGCCTTGCGATTCTGGCCTGGGGCTTATCGCCCGGCTTGGTCCGAATCGCTTTTGTTATTACTCTCCGCGTTCTTCCAGTACGGCTACCGCAGGCAGGGTCTTGCCTTCCACGAATTCCAGGAAGGCGCCGCCGCCGGTGGAGATGTAGGAGATTTTGTCAGCAACGTTGTACTTGTCAACGGCCGCCACCGTGTCGCCGCCGCCGGCCAGGGAGAAGGCGTCGCTTTCGGCGATGGCTTGGGCCAGGGCCTTGGTGCCGTTGCCGAACTGGTCGAATTCGAAGACACCCACCGGGCCGTTCCAGAGTATGGTTTTGGCGTTCTTCAGCAACTGGGCGAATTCGCCAGCCGTTTCCGGGCCCACGTCGAGGATCATGTCGTCGGCGGTTACGTCGGAGATGTTCTTGACGGTGGCGGTGGCGGTTTCGGCGAATTCGCTGGCGACCACCACGTCCACCGGCAGCGGGATTTCCACGCGGCTGGCAATGTTTTTGGCAGTGTCGACCAGGTCGTGTTCGCACAGGGATTTGCCCACCGGGTGGCCCGCAGCGGCCAGGAAGGTGTTGGCGATGCCGCCGCCGACGATAATCTGGTCGCAGACTTTTTCCAGGGCGTTCAGCACATCCAGTTTGGTGGAAACCTTGGAACCGCCGACGATGGCTACAACGGGCTTGGCCGGGTTGTCCAGGGCCTTGCCCAGGGCTTCGAGTTCTGCTGCCAGCAGCGGGCCGGCGCAGGCTTCGGGGGCGTATTTGGCCACGCCGTGGGTGGAGGCCTGGGCGCGGTGGGCGGTGCCGAAGGCGTCCATCACGTAGACGTCACACAGGGCCGCGTACTTCCTGGACAGGGTTTCGTCGTCTTTCTTCTCGCCCTTGTTGAAGCGGACGTTCTCGAACAGCACCACTTCGCCGTCGGCCACGTCAACGCCGTCGAGGTAATCCTTGATCAGCCGCACTTCCTGGCCGAGCACTTTGGTCAGGTGGTCGGCGACCGGCTTCATGGAGGACGCTTCGTCGTACACGCCTTCTTCCGGGCGGCCCAGGTGAGACATCAGCATCACTTTGGCGCCGGCGTCTTTGGCAGCCTTGATGGTGGGCAGGGAGGCGCGGATGCGGGCGTCGCTGGAGACTTTGCCGTCCTTGACCGGTACGTTCAGGTCTTCACGGATCAGCACTCGCTTGCCGGCGAGGTTGAGGTCGGTCATTTTCTTGATGGCCATGTTGTTCGTCCCTTCAACAAAATTTCAGATTAAGAATGTTTGGTTAACCAGCTTTTGCTGACATCGAGCATCCGGTTCGCGAACCCCCACTCATTATCGAACCAGCACAGCACTTTCACCATGGTGCCCCCCGTAACCCGGGTCTGGCCGCCGTCCACCACGCCGGAGTGGGCGTCGTGGTTGAAATCGGAACTGGCCAGCAGTTCGTCGGTGTAGCCGAGAATGCTCTTCAACGGGCCGTTGGCGGCCTCTTTTAACAGGTTGTTTACCGCTGCCACGTCGGTGTTCTTGCGCACGTTCACCACCATGTCGATGGCGGAGACGTTCATGGTCGGCACACGCATGGCCACCGAACTGAACTTGCCTTCCATCTCCGGCAGCAGGCGTTCGATGCCTTTGGCCAGGCCGGTGTCCACCGGCACGATGTTGTGCAGGGCGCTGCGGGTGCGGCGCAGGTCCTGGTGGTGGTAGGCGTCGATCACCGGCTGGTCGTTCATGGCGGCGTGGATGGTGGTTGTGGTGCCCTGCTCCACGCCGAGGGCATCATTCAATACCTTGATCACCGGCACCAGGCAGTTGGTGGTGCAGGAGGCAGCCGCCACGATCACGTCGTCTTTCGTGAGATCCTGGTGGTTGATGCCGTACACCACGGTGCGGTCGACATCGGATTCCGCCGGCTGGGAGAACAGCAGGCGTTTGGCACCAGCGTCGATGTGCTTCTGGGCGGTTGCCCGGTCCGAGAAGGCGCCAGAGCATTCCAGCACCAGATCCACACCCAGCAGCCCCCAGGGCAGTTCCGCCGGGTCGGCGTGGCGAAGTACCCGGATGGCGTCGCCGTTGACCATCAGGTCCTGGTCCGAGACCGAGATTTCCCCCTGGAACCGACCGTGGGTAGAGTCGTAGCGGGTCAGGTGGGCGATGGTGTCGATGTCCGACAGCTCATTGATCGCGACCACCTGCAGGCGGTCGCGAAAGCCGTTTTCATAGAGCGCACGCAACACGCACTGGCCGATGCGGCCGTACCCGTTGATGGCGATACGAAAAGGCGCAGAGTCTGTCATCAGGCGTCCAGCAATTCAGCGGCCACTTCCAGCACGTTGTCGACGGTGAAGCCGAACTCCTGGAACAGCTCACCGGCGGGTGCGGACTCGCCAAAGGTGGTCATGCCGATGATGCGACCGTCCAGGCCCACGTACTTGTACCAGTAGTCGGCAATGCCGGCTTCGATGGCCACGCGGTTGGTCACGTCCAGCGGCAGCACCTGCTGCTTGTACTCGGCGCTCTGGGCGTCGAACACGTCGGTGGACGGCATGGACACCACGCGCACTTTCCGACCCTGCTCGCGCAGCTTGGCGGCGGCGTCCTGGGCCAGACCCACTTCCGAGCCGGTAGCGATGAGGATCAGCTCCGGGGTGCCTTCGCTGTCGGAGAGGATGTAGGCGCCCTTGGCCACGTCGGCGAGTTGCTGGGCGTCACGATCCTGGGCCGGCAGGCCCTGACGGGAGAAGACCATAGCCGTGGGGCCGTCCTTGCGCTCCAGGGCGGCTTTCCACGCCACTGCGGACTCAACGGTGTCGGCCGGGCGCCAGGTGCTCATGTTCGGGGTGGTACGCAGGCTCGCCAGCTGTTCGATGGGCTGGTGGGTGGGGCCGTCTTCACCGAGGCCGATGGAATCGTGGGTGAATACGAAGATGGAGCGCTGTTTCATGAGCGCCGCCATGCGCACCGCGTTACGGCAGTATTCCATGAAGATCAGGAAAGTGGCGCCATAGGGTATAAACCCACCGTGCAGGGCGATACCGTTCATGATCGCGGCCATGCCGAACTCGCGCACGCCGTAATAGATGTAGTTGCCGCTGGCGTCCTCTTTGGTCAGCCCCTTGGAGCCGCCCCAGATGGTCAGGTTGGAACCGGCCAGGTCGGCAGAGCCACCCATCAGTTCCGGCAGCAGCGGGCCATAAGCGTTCAGGGTGTTCTGGGACGCTTTCCGGGAAGCCACGGTTTCGGCCTTGTCCTGGCACTCCTGAATGTACGCCTGTGCCTTCTCGGCGAAATCGGCGGGCAGGTCGCCGGCCATGCGGCGCTTGAACTCGGCCGCCAGCTCCGGCTCGGCCTTCTCGTAGGCAGCAAACTTCTGCTCCCACTCGGACTGGGCGGCAGCGCCTTTCTCACGGGCGTTCCAGGCACTGGCGATGTCTGCCGGAATCTCGAACGGGCCATGCTGCCAGCCCAGCTGCTCGCGGGTCAGCTCGATCTCGTCGTCGCCCAGGGGCGCGCCATGGCAGCTTTCCTTGCCCTGCTTGTTCGGAGAACCGAAACCGATGATGGTCTTGCAGCAGATCAGGGTGGGCTGCTCGGTGTTGGCCCGGCCGGCTTCAATCGCGGCGCGAATGGCGTCGGGATCGTGGCCATCGACCGCCGGGATCACCTGCCAGCCGTAGGCTTCGAAACGCTGGGGGGTATTGTCGGTGAACCAGCCGTCCACTTCCCCGTCGATGGAAATGCCGTTGTCATCGTAGAAGAAGATCAGCTTGCCCAGGCCCAGGGTGCCGGCCAGGGACGCCACTTCGTGGGAGATGCCTTCCATCAGGCAGCCGTCGCCCAGGAACGCGTAGGTGTAGTGATCGACAATTTCATGGCCCGGGCGGTTGAACTGCGCCGCCAGGGATTTCTCGGCAATGGCGAAACCCACGGCGTTGGCAATGCCCTGCCCCAGGGGACCGGTGGTGGTCTCGACACCCGGGGTGTAGCCGTACTCGGGGTGGCCCGGGGTCTTGGAGTGCAGCTGCCGGAAGTTCTTGATGTCCTCGATGGAAACGTCGTAACCGCTCAGGTGCAGCAGCGAGTACTGCAGCATGGAGCCGTGACCGTTGGACAGCACGAAGCGGTCCCGGTTGGCCCACTGAGGGTTGGCCGGGTTGTGGTTCAGATAATCGTTCCACAGTACCTCGGCGATATCCGCCATACCCATGGGCGCACCCGGGTGGCCGGACTTGGCTTTCTGAACCGCATCCATGCTCAGCGCGCGAATGGCGTTGGCGAGATCTTTACGAGACGGCATTGACGTTTCTCCAGTGTTTTCGGGGAAAAATAGGGCTGTTCAAAAAAGAGGCGCGTATTTTCGCCGATTACTGTGTGCCGGGGCAAATCGGCATTCGCCTGTTTCACGATTGTTTGCCTGCGGATTGCCGAAACGATCCGGACGGGACAAAATTTAACTCTATATCAAAATTTTTTGATATTGCTATTGATTGACCACCGGAAGCCCCCTAAACTTTGTCGCCATGACATCCATGAACGCGCATGCCGACACCCTGTCCTCCGTGGACGCCCTGGCCCCGATCTTCAAAGCGAGCGGCGATCCGCTGCGCCTGGAGATCCTGCGCGTTCTGCGCCGGGATACCTTCGGCGTACTCGAACTCAGCCAACTGTTCGACATGCGCCAGTCCGGCATGAGCCACCACCTGAAGGTGATGAACAAGGCCGGCTTATTGGAGCCGCAGCGGGAAGGCAACGCTATCTTTTACCGTCGCCCGCTGCACCTGGACAGCGACAAGCCCACGGACCAGACCATCCGGCAGATTTTCGAAGCGGTCGACCGGGTGCCGCTGCCCACGCACCTGCAGGAGAAGATCGAGGCCATCCGCAACCAGCGGGCCGATCAGTCCCAGGCGTTCTTCGCCAGGCATGCGGAGCAGTTCCGGGAACAGCAGGAGCTGATTGCCGCATTCGAGCTGTACGCCGACCCGGTGGCGGAGCTGATCCGCAAGCGGTCACGCAAGCACCAGTGGCAGACCGCCCTGGAAATCGGGCCCGGCGAAGGCGGCTTCCTGCCAGTGCTGGCCGAGCTGTGCGGCCACGTGGTTGCGCTGGACAACAGCCGGGACATGCTGGCCAAGGCCACCCGGACCTGCATTGACGAGCGGCTGAACAACATCGACCTGATTGAAGGGGTCACCGACACCCTGCTGGCCCGGGGCGATGCCTTTGATCTGGTGGTGGCCAACATGGTGCTGCACCACGTGCCCAGCCCGGCGGATATCTTTCTGGACGCGGCGGCGCTGATGAACAACGGCGGTTGCCTGGTGATCAGCGATCTGTGCAGCCATGACCAGGACTGGGCCAAGGCCAACTGCGGTGATCTGTGGCTGGGTTTCGAGCCGGAAGAACTCACCGCCTGGGCGGACGACGCCGGGCTGGTGGCCGGCGAGCAGCTGTTTATCGGGCTGCGTAACGGTTTCCAGATCCAGGTGCGGGAGTTCTGGAAACACAGTGGCCAGGTCTGACGACCGGGATCGCAATATCAACAAATTTTGATATACAGATACGTATTTTTACGTATGCTCACATTCACGAACAAACCGGTAAGCGGAACGCACTTTAAAAAGAGCGGCTACCGGACTGAATTTGAAACGCCCAAACTGAATTTGAAACGCTCAAAGAGGAGCTTGATCTATGTCTGACTACAGCATCTTCACTTCCGAATCGGTCTCTGAAGGCCACCCGGACAAACTGGCGGACCAGATCTCCGATGCCGTCCTCGACGCCATCCTGGTCGACGACCCCCATGCCCGGGTTGCCTGCGAAACCATGGTAAAGACCGGCGTTGCCATCGTTGGCGGTGAAATCACCACCAGCGCCTGGGTCGATCTGGAAGATCTGGTGCGCGGCGTGATCAAGGACATCGGCTACACCTCCTCTACCGTTGGCTACGACGGCGACACCTGCGGCGTGATCAACATCATCGGCAAGCAGTCTGTCGACATTGCCCAGGGCGTGGATCGCCAGAAGCCGGAAGACCAGGGCGCGGGCGACCAGGGCCTGATGTTCGGCTACGCCAGCAACGAAACCGACGTGCTGATGCCAGCCCCGATCACCTTCTCGCACCGCCTGGTGCAGCGCCAGGCTGAAGCCCGCAAGAGCGGCCTGCTGCCGTGGCTGCGCCCGGACGCCAAGAGCCAGGTCACCTGCCGCTACGAGAACGGCCGGGTTTCCGGCATTGATGCGGTCGTGCTGTCCACCCAGCACGACGAAGACGTGACCCAGGACGACCTGAAAGAAGCGGTGATGGAGCTGATCGTCAAGCACGCTCTGCCCGCGGAACTGCTGCACAAGGACACCCAGTTCCACATCAACCCGACCGGCAAGTTCGTGATCGGCGGCCCGGTGGGCGACTGTGGCCTGACCGGCCGCAAGATCATCGTAGACACCTACGGCGGCATGGCCCGCCACGGCGGCGGTGCTTTCTCCGGCAAGGATCCGTCCAAGGTGGACCGTTCCGCCGCCTACGCCGGCCGCTACGTGGCCAAGAACATTGTCGCTGCCGGCCTGGCCGACAAGTGCGAGATCCAGGTGTCCTACGCCATCGGTGTGGCCCAGCCCACGTCGATCTCTCTGAACACCTTCGGCACCGGCAAGATCAGCGACGACAAGATCATCCAGCTGGTGCGCGAACACTTTGACCTGCGTCCGTACGCGATCACCAACATGCTCGACCTGCTGCACCCGATGTACCGGGCCACGGCAGCCTACGGTCACTTTGGACGTGAGCCCTACGAAATGACCGTTGGTGGCCGGACGTTTACCGCATTCCCGTGGGAAAAAACCGACCGGGCGGCGGCTCTCAAGGATGCCGCTGGTATCTGAACCTATTTCGGGCGTATGTCATCAGACATGCGCCCAGACCAAACTGACTGACAGGAGAACACCATGAGCACTCCGGCAGAAAAACTGAAAAGCTTCGACGATTACAAAGTCCGTGATATTTCCCTGGCCGGCTGGGGCCGGAAGGAAATCAACATCGCCGAGGGCGAAATGCCCGCGCTGATGAAGCTCCGGGAGAAATACAAGGCAGAGCAGCCGCTGAAAGGCGCGAACATCATGGGCTGCATCCACATGACCATCCAGACCGCCGTGCTGATCGAGACCCTGGTGGAACTGGGCGCCAACGTGCGCTGGTCGTCCTGCAACATCTTCTCCACCCAGGACCAGGCCGCAGCCGCCATCGCCGCCCAGGGCATCCCCGTGTTTGCCTGGAAAGGCGAGACCGACGACGAGTACGACTGGTGCCTCGAGCGCACCGTGGGTGCCGATGTGGAAGGCTGGGAGCCGAACATGATTCTGGACGACGGCGGCGACCTGACCGCCCTGCTCCACGAGAAGTACCCGGAAATCCTGGCCAAGTGCCACGGGGTGACCGAAGAGACCACCACCGGCGTGCACCGCCTGCAGGAAATGCTGCGCGAGGGCACTCTGAAGGTACCGGCCATCAACGTGAATGACGCCGTGACCAAATCCAAGAACGACAACAAGTACGGTTGTCGTCACAGCCTGAACGACGCCATCAAGCGCGCCACCGACCACCTGATGTCCGGCAAGAAGGCCCTTGTGATCGGCTATGGCGACGTGGGCAAGGGGTCCGCTGCGTCCCTGCGTCAGGAAGGCATGATCGTAAAGGTTACCGAGGCCGATCCGATCTGTGCCATGCAGGCGTGCATGGACGGTTTCGAAGTGGTGTCTCCGTACATTGACGGCGTGAACACCGGTACCGAAGCCGGCATCAACCGCGACCTGCTGCAGAACACCGATCTGCTGGTGACCACCACCGGCAACATGAACGTGTGTGACGCGCACATGCTCAAGGCGCTCAAGAGCGGTGCCGTGGTATGCAACATCGGCCACTTCGACAACGAGATCGATACCGCCTACATGCGCAAGAACTGGGAATGGGACGAGGTGAAGCCTCAGGTGCACATTGTCTACCGCGACAAGACCACCAACGACCACCTGATCCTGCTGTCCGAAGGCCGCCTGGTGAACCTGGGCAATGCCACGGGTCACCCGTCCCGCATCATGGACGGCTCTTTCGCCAACCAGGTGCTGGCCCAGATGTACCTGTTCGAGCGCAAGTTCGCCGACCTGCCGGAAGACGCCCGGGAGAAGGGCGTATACGTCCAGGTTCTGCCCAAGCAGCTCGACGAGGAAGTGGCCCGCGCCATGGTGGAAGGCTTTGGTGGCGTGATCACCAAGATGACCCCGGAGCAGGCCAAATACATCGGTGTACCGGTCGAAGGCCCGTACAAGCCGGAAAGCTACAAGTACTGATCGGGTAACAAGATGCAATCCCAGACACAGTTTAAGCGCCGCTTCAGCTTCGAGTTTTTCCCGCCCAAAACCGACCAGGGCAAGGAAAAACTGCAGAACGTGCGCAGCCAGCTTGCCGAGGTGAACCCGGACTTTTTCTCGGTCACCTTCGGCGCCGGCGGTTCCACCCGGGACCGCACCATTGAAACCGTGCTGAACCTGCACAAGCAGGGCATTTCCACGGCCCCGCACCTGTCGTGCGTGGGCGGCACCCGCCAGGAAATCGGCGAGCTGCTGGACCTGTACCGGGAGCATGGCATCAACCGGATCGTCGCCCTCCGGGGCGACATGCCCTCCGGCATGGGGGCGGCCGGCGAACTGCGTTATGCCAATGAGCTGGTGGAATTCATCCGGGAGCACAGCGGAGACACCTTCAATCTGGAAGTGGCCGCCTACCCGGAATTCCACCCCCAGGCCCGCAACGCCGAGGAAGACCTGAAGAACTTTGCCCGCAAGGTACAGGCCGGCGCCAACAGCGCCATTACCCAGTACTTTTTCAACGCGGACAGCTACTTCTACTTCATCGACCGGCTGGAGAAAATGGGCGTGACCATTCCTGTGGTGCCGGGCATCATGCCCATCGTCAATTTCTCAAGCCTGGTGCGCTTCTCGGACATGTGCGGCGCGGAAATCCCACGCTGGATTCGCAAGCAGCTTGAAGCCTACGGCGACGACGCCGATTCCATCCGCAAGTTCGGAGAGGAAGTGGTCACCAATATGTGCGAAAAACTGCTCAAGGCCGGTGCCCCGGGTCTGCATTTCTACACCCTGAACCAGGCCGAGCCCAGTCTTAGCATCTGGAAGAACCTTGGTATCAGCGACCGGGAAAAGATCGCTTTCTGATGCAGTTTGCTGGTGTCGGATTACGGCCCGCTGGGCCTAATCCGACCTACCTTTCCCGCAAATTTAAGCCACTCACCGTAGGTTGGATTAGGTCCAAAGGCCCGTAATCCAACAGGCCCCCGCCGCCTTCACCTCCCCGCCAAGCATTTGATTTCCTGTGCTCATCTGCGTAATAGTCTAAAGTGTATGTGATGCAGTTCCATCAACGCTCCCCGTCCATCGCAGTCAACAGCAGTGGTGGATTCGGCTTGCCTTACCGGGCAAACGGAGCCTCATAAGAAAGAAAAGGAGAATGTATGAGCACGAAATGGCTGAAGACCCTAAGCGCCAGCCTGGCACTCACCGTTGCCGCAGGAACCGTTAGCGCAGAGACCCTGCGAGTCGTCACAGACCCGAGTTTCGTTCCGTTCGAGATGATGGACCAGGAAACCGGTGAAATGATCGGCTTCGACATGGAGATCATCCGGGAAGTCGCCGACCGTGCCGGTTTCGAAATTGATCTCAACACCATGGATTTCAACGGCATCATTCCCGCCCTGCAGACGGGCAACGTGGATATTGCCATTGCCGGTATCACCATCACTGACGAGCGTGAAGAGATTGTTGATTTCTCTGACCCGTACTACGACTCCGGCCTGCGGATCCTGGTGCGAGAGGGCAACGAAGACGTCAGCGAGTTCGACGATCTGGAAGGCAAGAAAATCGGCACCAAGATCGGTAGTACCAGCTACGACTACCTGATCAAGAACCTCGATGCCGACGACGGCGTTACCCCGTATCCGGGCAGCTCCGACATGTACATGGCGCTGATGTCACGTGCAGTGGATGCGGTATTCTACGATGCCCCCAACGTCGGTTACTTTGCCCGCACCAAGGGCGAAGGCAAGGTAAAGACCGTGGGCCCGCTGTATGAAGGCCAGCAGTATGGCATTGCCCTCAAGAGCGGCAGCGAATGGCTGGACGATGTGAACGCCGCCCTGGCCGCCATGAAGGAAGACGGTACCTACAAAACCATCTACGAGAAGTGGTTCGGCCCGATGCCGGACGACATGTAACGGCTGATGGACCTATTCGGTCCGATTCCTGTGCCGGGGCCCGAGCGCCCCGGCAGTTCCTGACTCCAAACACTCTTCGGAGACTCTCACCGTGGAATTCCAGTTTCAGTTCGACTGGCAGGCAGCCATCGATTCCATTCCGTTTCTGCTCAAGGGTATTCCCTATACCCTGCTGATATCCTTTGGCGGCCTGCTGATCGGGTTTGTACTCGGCATCATCTTCGGGCTGCTCAGTATCAACAAGAAATGGTTCCTGCGCTGGCCGGCCACCGCCTATATCGAAATTTTCCGGGGCACCCCCATCCTGGTTCAGGTGCTGTTTATTTTCTACGGCCTGCCGGATCTGATCGGAGGACCGATTGATCCACTCACCGCCGGCATCGCGGCCATCGCGCTGAACTCCGGCGCCTACATTTCCGAGGTGGTTCGCGGTGGCGTGCAGTCCATCGACAAGGGCCAGACCGAGGCCGGCCTTTCCCTGGGCCTGTCCCGCACCCAGACCTTCTGGTCGGTGGTATGGCCCCAGGCGTTCCGCCGGATGATTCCGCCGCTGGGCAACCAGGCCATCGTCAGTATCAAGGACACCTCCCTGTTCTCGGTCATTGGTGTCGGCGAGCTGGTGCGCCAGGGCCAGATCTACATCGCCAACACCTTCACCGCGTTTGAGGTGTATTTCGTGGTCGCGATCCTCTACCTGGCCATTACCCTGTCGCTGTCCCTGATACTCCGCATCGTCGAGCGGCGCGGCCTGGCCTCTGTCTGAAGGAACCGAAACCATGACTCAGATTGTAAAAATGAAGGGCATGAACAAGTACTTCGGCAAGCTGCATGTCCTGAAAGATATTGACCTGACCGTCGAAAAGGGCGAAGTGGTGGTCATCATCGGTGCCAGTGGCTCCGGCAAATCCACCCTGATCCGCTGCGTTAACGGCCTGGAGGAGTTCGAATCCGGGCACCTGGAAGTGGATGGCCACCCGCTGGCGCCAAAAAGCGGCAATCCGAAAGCCCTGGCGGAAATCCGCAAGGAAGTCGGCATGGTGTTCCAGCAGTTCAACCTGTTCCCTCACCTCACGGTGAAGAAGAACATCATGCTGGCGCCCCAGAAGGTGAAGAGCACCTCGCAAACCGTGGCCAATGCTACCGCCGAGCGCCTGCTGAACCGGGTGGGCATTGGCAATCAGGCCGACAAGTACCCCAGCCAGTTGTCCGGCGGACAGCAACAGCGGGTAGCGATTGCTCGCGCACTGGCCATGGAACCCCGGCTGATGCTGTTTGACGAACCCACCTCGGCACTCGATCCGGAAATGATCGGGGAGGTGCTGGACGTTATGCGGGAACTGGCCAAGGAAGGTATGACCATGATGGTCGTCACCCACGAAATGGGCTTCGCCCGGGAAGTGGCCGACCGGGTGATCTATATCCACGAGGGCCAGATCGTGGAACAGGGCAAGCCCGGCGACGTGTTCGACAACCCGCAGAATGAGCGCACCCAGGCGTTCCTGTCACGGGTGCTCGCTCACTAGCGGCGATTGACGTGACTCAGAGCATCTGGCGGGTGGCCTCGTATTCACGCTCAATCTTGGCGTGAGAGTCATCCGCCAGAAACCGGGCAATCTTCTTGCCCAGCAGAGGCACATCGCAACGCACATTCAGAGTCACCCGATTGGTACAGGTCTCGCCCTGTTCCCGCAGCTGCATCATGCCCTGGATCTTCGCGGGCACGCCCTCGATGCGCACCCGGAACTCGCAGTGCCATTCGCCATCACTCTTGCGAAACCAGTGCTCTTCCTGCCGAACCGGGTTCCACTCACGGTGGAAACTGGCTAACACGCCTGGAACCGCCAGGGAGCTGGTCACTTCCCGCTCAATTACCAGCTTGCCTGAGGATTCATCCCGGGCCCGCTCGGCAACGCGCACGTTGCGGGCGCCCAGTCGCGCATTCTTTTCCTGGATGTGCGATTCATCG
The nucleotide sequence above comes from Marinobacter gudaonensis. Encoded proteins:
- a CDS encoding metalloregulator ArsR/SmtB family transcription factor; translated protein: MNAHADTLSSVDALAPIFKASGDPLRLEILRVLRRDTFGVLELSQLFDMRQSGMSHHLKVMNKAGLLEPQREGNAIFYRRPLHLDSDKPTDQTIRQIFEAVDRVPLPTHLQEKIEAIRNQRADQSQAFFARHAEQFREQQELIAAFELYADPVAELIRKRSRKHQWQTALEIGPGEGGFLPVLAELCGHVVALDNSRDMLAKATRTCIDERLNNIDLIEGVTDTLLARGDAFDLVVANMVLHHVPSPADIFLDAAALMNNGGCLVISDLCSHDQDWAKANCGDLWLGFEPEELTAWADDAGLVAGEQLFIGLRNGFQIQVREFWKHSGQV
- the metF gene encoding methylenetetrahydrofolate reductase [NAD(P)H], which produces MQSQTQFKRRFSFEFFPPKTDQGKEKLQNVRSQLAEVNPDFFSVTFGAGGSTRDRTIETVLNLHKQGISTAPHLSCVGGTRQEIGELLDLYREHGINRIVALRGDMPSGMGAAGELRYANELVEFIREHSGDTFNLEVAAYPEFHPQARNAEEDLKNFARKVQAGANSAITQYFFNADSYFYFIDRLEKMGVTIPVVPGIMPIVNFSSLVRFSDMCGAEIPRWIRKQLEAYGDDADSIRKFGEEVVTNMCEKLLKAGAPGLHFYTLNQAEPSLSIWKNLGISDREKIAF
- the tkt gene encoding transketolase, translating into MPSRKDLANAIRALSMDAVQKAKSGHPGAPMGMADIAEVLWNDYLNHNPANPQWANRDRFVLSNGHGSMLQYSLLHLSGYDVSIEDIKNFRQLHSKTPGHPEYGYTPGVETTTGPLGQGIANAVGFAIAEKSLAAQFNRPGHEIVDHYTYAFLGDGCLMEGISHEVASLAGTLGLGKLIFFYDDNGISIDGEVDGWFTDNTPQRFEAYGWQVIPAVDGHDPDAIRAAIEAGRANTEQPTLICCKTIIGFGSPNKQGKESCHGAPLGDDEIELTREQLGWQHGPFEIPADIASAWNAREKGAAAQSEWEQKFAAYEKAEPELAAEFKRRMAGDLPADFAEKAQAYIQECQDKAETVASRKASQNTLNAYGPLLPELMGGSADLAGSNLTIWGGSKGLTKEDASGNYIYYGVREFGMAAIMNGIALHGGFIPYGATFLIFMEYCRNAVRMAALMKQRSIFVFTHDSIGLGEDGPTHQPIEQLASLRTTPNMSTWRPADTVESAVAWKAALERKDGPTAMVFSRQGLPAQDRDAQQLADVAKGAYILSDSEGTPELILIATGSEVGLAQDAAAKLREQGRKVRVVSMPSTDVFDAQSAEYKQQVLPLDVTNRVAIEAGIADYWYKYVGLDGRIIGMTTFGESAPAGELFQEFGFTVDNVLEVAAELLDA
- the gap gene encoding type I glyceraldehyde-3-phosphate dehydrogenase, with protein sequence MTDSAPFRIAINGYGRIGQCVLRALYENGFRDRLQVVAINELSDIDTIAHLTRYDSTHGRFQGEISVSDQDLMVNGDAIRVLRHADPAELPWGLLGVDLVLECSGAFSDRATAQKHIDAGAKRLLFSQPAESDVDRTVVYGINHQDLTKDDVIVAAASCTTNCLVPVIKVLNDALGVEQGTTTTIHAAMNDQPVIDAYHHQDLRRTRSALHNIVPVDTGLAKGIERLLPEMEGKFSSVAMRVPTMNVSAIDMVVNVRKNTDVAAVNNLLKEAANGPLKSILGYTDELLASSDFNHDAHSGVVDGGQTRVTGGTMVKVLCWFDNEWGFANRMLDVSKSWLTKHS
- the metK gene encoding methionine adenosyltransferase, whose translation is MSDYSIFTSESVSEGHPDKLADQISDAVLDAILVDDPHARVACETMVKTGVAIVGGEITTSAWVDLEDLVRGVIKDIGYTSSTVGYDGDTCGVINIIGKQSVDIAQGVDRQKPEDQGAGDQGLMFGYASNETDVLMPAPITFSHRLVQRQAEARKSGLLPWLRPDAKSQVTCRYENGRVSGIDAVVLSTQHDEDVTQDDLKEAVMELIVKHALPAELLHKDTQFHINPTGKFVIGGPVGDCGLTGRKIIVDTYGGMARHGGGAFSGKDPSKVDRSAAYAGRYVAKNIVAAGLADKCEIQVSYAIGVAQPTSISLNTFGTGKISDDKIIQLVREHFDLRPYAITNMLDLLHPMYRATAAYGHFGREPYEMTVGGRTFTAFPWEKTDRAAALKDAAGI
- a CDS encoding phosphoglycerate kinase; this translates as MAIKKMTDLNLAGKRVLIREDLNVPVKDGKVSSDARIRASLPTIKAAKDAGAKVMLMSHLGRPEEGVYDEASSMKPVADHLTKVLGQEVRLIKDYLDGVDVADGEVVLFENVRFNKGEKKDDETLSRKYAALCDVYVMDAFGTAHRAQASTHGVAKYAPEACAGPLLAAELEALGKALDNPAKPVVAIVGGSKVSTKLDVLNALEKVCDQIIVGGGIANTFLAAAGHPVGKSLCEHDLVDTAKNIASRVEIPLPVDVVVASEFAETATATVKNISDVTADDMILDVGPETAGEFAQLLKNAKTILWNGPVGVFEFDQFGNGTKALAQAIAESDAFSLAGGGDTVAAVDKYNVADKISYISTGGGAFLEFVEGKTLPAVAVLEERGE
- the ahcY gene encoding adenosylhomocysteinase, whose product is MSTPAEKLKSFDDYKVRDISLAGWGRKEINIAEGEMPALMKLREKYKAEQPLKGANIMGCIHMTIQTAVLIETLVELGANVRWSSCNIFSTQDQAAAAIAAQGIPVFAWKGETDDEYDWCLERTVGADVEGWEPNMILDDGGDLTALLHEKYPEILAKCHGVTEETTTGVHRLQEMLREGTLKVPAINVNDAVTKSKNDNKYGCRHSLNDAIKRATDHLMSGKKALVIGYGDVGKGSAASLRQEGMIVKVTEADPICAMQACMDGFEVVSPYIDGVNTGTEAGINRDLLQNTDLLVTTTGNMNVCDAHMLKALKSGAVVCNIGHFDNEIDTAYMRKNWEWDEVKPQVHIVYRDKTTNDHLILLSEGRLVNLGNATGHPSRIMDGSFANQVLAQMYLFERKFADLPEDAREKGVYVQVLPKQLDEEVARAMVEGFGGVITKMTPEQAKYIGVPVEGPYKPESYKY